A portion of the Candida dubliniensis CD36 chromosome R, complete sequence genome contains these proteins:
- a CDS encoding casein kinase II subunit alpha, putative (Similar to S. cerevisiae CKA1): MSSHRHNTVQSISRVYADVLSTKPQSYWDYDDLNIKWNSQENYEILRKLGRGKYSEVFLGIDLVKREKVVIKVLKPVKRKKIKREISILKNLVDGPNIIALLDVVREPQSKTPGLIFEHVNNIDFRSLYPTFTDYDIRFYMYELLKALDYSHSMGIMHRDVKPHNVMIDHDKKLLRLIDWGLAEYYHPGTEYNVRVASRYFKGPELLVDYRLYDYSLDMWSFGCMLASMVFMKEPFFHGKSNTDQLVQIVRVLGSKNFKKYLEKYNISLGEEYEDIGYYNKRQWVRFMNENNKDLVSEEFLDLIDRLLRYDHQERLTAKEAMKHAYFDPIRAAASSSS, from the coding sequence ATGTCATCACATCGTCATAATACAGTGCAATCAATCTCAAGAGTGTATGCCGATGTGCTTTCTACCAAACCACAATCCTACTGGGACTACGATGACCTTAATATAAAATGGAACTCACAAGAGAATTACGAAATACTCAGAAAATTGGGACGAGGCAAGTACTCAGAGGTCTTTTTGGGAATAGATTTGGTAAAGAGGGAAAAAGTTGTCATCAAAGTGTTGAAACCGGTCAAGCGgaagaaaatcaaaagagAAATCtccattttgaaaaacttAGTAGATGGGCCCAATATTATTGCGTTGTTGGATGTGGTTAGAGAGCCACAGCTGAAAACACCAGGGCTTATCTTTGAGCATGTTAATAACATCGACTTTAGGTCCTTGTACCCCACGTTTACTGACTACGATATAAGGTTTTACATGTATGAGTTGTTAAAGGCGTTGGACTACTCACACTCAATGGGAATCATGCATAGAGACGTAAAACCCCACAATGTAATGATAGATCATGATAAAAAGTTGTTGAGATTGATTGACTGGGGTTTGGCCGAATATTACCATCCAGGAACAGAGTATAATGTCCGCGTTGCTTCGCGCTACTTCAAGGGCCCAGAGTTGCTAGTTGATTACAGGTTGTATGACTACTCCTTGGATATGTGGTCGTTTGGGTGTATGTTGGCGTCAATGGTGTTTATGAAGGAACCGTTCTTCCACGGGAAATCCAATACAGACCAATTGGTACAGATAGTCCGTGTTTTGGGCTCTaaaaatttcaagaaaTACCTTGAAAAGTACAACATATCGTTGGGAGAAGAGTACGAAGATATAGGATACTATAATAAAAGGCAATGGGTAAGATTCATGAATGAAAATAACAAGGACTTGGTTTCCGAAGAGTTCCTAGACCTTATTGACAGGTTATTGAGATATGACCACCAGGAGAGATTGACTGCCAAAGAGGCAATGAAGCATGCATATTTCGACCCAATTAGAGCCGCTgctagtagtagtagttag
- a CDS encoding peptidyl-prolyl cis-trans isomerase, putative (Similar to S. cerevisiae CPR6), with the protein MTGTPVYFDISCNGKPKGRVVFKLYDDVVPKTAANFRSLCTGEKGISPTSGKPLSYKDSIFHRVIKDFMCQGGDFTAPSDRLGTGGESIYGDKFEDENFTLPHDKPFLLSMANSGPNTNGSQFFITTVPTPHLDGKHVVFGEVIEGKSIVRQLERSEKGANDRPVEDWKIVDCGELPADYEPATSGTDDGTGDTYEEILTDNDNIDVSNPQSVFAAVSKLKDIGTKLLKEGKLEKSYEKYIKASSYLNDYTPEDLSSEDLSTLHGLKASCYLNAALVALKLKHGKDAITAANNALEVEQIDDKSKTKALYRKGMGYILAKDEESAQKVLEEALKLEPNDAAIQKGLQEAKHNIKLRRDKQKKAMAKFFS; encoded by the coding sequence ATGACTGGCACACCtgtttattttgatatttccTGCAACGGCAAACCCAAGGGCCGTGTTGTGTTTAAACTCTACGACGATGTTGTTCCTAAAACAGCAGCCAATTTCCGTTCCTTGTGTACTGGTGAAAAAGGTATATCACCTACCTCAGGCAAACCACTTTCCTATAAAGACTCTATTTTCCACAGAGTGATCAAAGATTTCATGTGCCAAGGTGGTGATTTTACTGCCCCCTCCGACCGTTTAGGGACAGGTGGCGAATCTATTTATGGTGATAAGTTTGAGGATGAAAACTTTACGTTGCCCCATGACAAACCATTTTTATTGTCGATGGCTAACTCCGGGCCAAACACCAATGGATCTCAGTTTTTTATTACAACAGTTCCAACCCCACATTTGGACGGGAAACATGTTGTGTTTGGAGAAGTCATTGAAGGGAAATCAATTGTGCGTCAATTGGAGAGAAGCGAAAAAGGGGCTAACGACAGACCAGTGGAAGACTGGAAAATCGTCGATTGTGGCGAGCTTCCTGCTGATTATGAACCAGCTACACTGGGCACGGACGACGGAACTGGCGATACATATGAAGAGATTTTAACTGATAACGATAACATCGACGTAAGCAACCCCCAATCTGTTTTCGCTGCTGTTAGCAAGTTGAAGGATATTGGAACCAAACTTTTGAAAGAAGGAAAGTTAGAAAAATCGTACGAAAAGTATATCAAGGCCAGCAGCTACTTGAATGACTATACACCAGAAGATTTGTCCTCTGAAGACTTGTCAACATTACATGGGCTCAAAGCATCATGCTACTTGAATGCTGCATTAGTGgcattgaaattgaaacatgGAAAGGATGCAATTACTGCTGCAAACAATGCGTTAGAGGTAGAGCAAATTGATGACAAATCCAAAACCAAAGCATTATACAGAAAAGGGATGGGATACATCCTAGCCAAGGATGAAGAACTGGCTCAAAAAGTTCTCGAAGAAGCTTTGAAATTAGAGCCCAACGATGCAGCCATCCAAAAGGGATTACAAGAAGCCAAACACAACATCAAGTTGCGTCgtgataaacaaaaaaaggcAATGGCCAAATTCTTCTCATAA
- a CDS encoding DNA-directed RNA polymerase II subunit, putative (Similar to S. cerevisiae RPB1): MSRQFPYSSAPLRSVKEVQFGLLSPEEVRAISVAKIEYPETMDQTTKRPREGGLNDPRLGSIDRNFRCQTCGEDMAECPGHFGHIELAKPVFHIGFIAKIKKACESVCMHCGKLLLDETNPAMAQAIKIRDPKKRFNAVWSLCKSKMVCETDNNEDEMTDQPSRGGCGHPQPTIRRDGLKLWGTWKQNKNYDDNEQPERRLLTPSEILNVFKHISPEDCHKMGFNEDYARPEWMLITVLPVPPPPVRPSIAFNETARGEDDLTFKLADIIKANINVQRLETDGSPQHVISEFEALLQFHVATYMDNDIAGQPQALQKTGRPIKSIRARLKGKEGRLRGNLMGKRVDFSARTVISGDPNLDLDQVGVPISIAKTLTYPEIVTPYNIHKLTELVRNGPNEHPGAKYVIRDTGDRIDLRYNKRAGDIALQYGWKVERHLMDDDPVLFNRQPSLHKMSMMAHRVRVMPYSTFRLNLSVTSPYNADFDGDEMNLHVPQSPETRAELSQICAVPLQIVSPQSNKPVMGIVQDTLCGIRKMTLRDIFIEYDQVMNMCYWIPNWDGVIPPPAVVKPKPLWTGKQLLSLAIPKGIHLQRFDGGRDLLSPKDTGMLIVDGEIMFGVVDKKTVGATGGGLIHTVMREKGPKVCAELFSSIQKVVNYWLLHNGFSIGIGDTIADAQTMRDVTKTIQEAKQKVQEIIIDAQHNKLEPEPGMTLRESFEHNVSRVLNQARDTAGRSAEMSLKDLNNVKQMVTSGSKGSFINISQMSACVGQQIVEGKRIPFGFGDRSLPHFTKDDYSPESKGFVENSYLRGLTPQEFFFHAMAGREGLIDTAVKTAETGYIQRRLVKALEDIMVHYDGTTRNSLGDIIQFIYGEDGIDGTQVEKQSVDTIPGSDESFERRYRIDILDTKNMISESLIESGKEIRGDVQLQKILDEEYNQLLKDRKYLREVCFPNGDFSWPLPVNLRRIIQNAQQIFHNGRYRASDLRLEEIIFGVRELCKKLLVVRGDTPLVKEAQENATLLFQCLLRSRLAARRVIEEFKLNRVSFEWVLGEIETQFQKSIVHPGEMVGVVAAQSIGEPATQMTLNTFHYAGVSSKNVTLGVPRLKEILNVAKNIKTPAMTVYLDPEVASDIEKAKIVQSAIEHTTLKNVTSSAEIYYDPDPRTTVIEDDYDTVEAYFAIPDQKVEETIDKQSPWLLRLELDRAKMLDKQLTMAQVAEKISQNFGEDLFVIWSDDTADKLIIRCRVVRDPKSLDEDADAEEDQILKRIEAHMLESISLRGIPGITRVFMMQHKVSHPDETGEFKQGKEWVLETDGVNLADVMAVPGVDSARTYSNDFIEVLSVLGIEATRSSLYKEILNVIAFDGSYVNYRHMALLVDVMTSRGHLMAITRHGINRSDTGALMRCSFEETVEILLDAAAAAELDDCKGISENVMLGQMAPLGTGSFDLMIDERMLQQAPSSIAMETIADDGGATPYKEYESARDENIEIDAGAGFSPIHTAQVNEGIVGGLTSYGGQPTSPAATSPFSFGYNTATSPGYASPGYGYSPTSPSYSPTSPSYSPTSPSYSPTSPSYSPTSPSYSPTSPSYSPTSPSYSPTSPSYSPTSPSYSPTSPSYSPTSPSYSPTSPGYSPTSPSYSPTSPSYSPTSPSYSPTSPSYSPTSPQYSPTSPSYSPTSPQYSPTSPSYSPTSPQYSPTSPSYSPTSPQYSPTSPQYSPTSPRYSPGSPGYEPKSPKKDGK; the protein is encoded by the coding sequence ATGAGTCGTCAGTTTCCGTACTCGAGTGCTCCACTCCGTTCGGTCAAAGAAGTCCAGTTTGGATTATTATCACCAGAAGAAGTGAGGGCCATCTCAGTGGCAAAAATAGAGTATCCTGAGACAATGGACCAAACCACAAAGAGACCAAGAGAGGGAGGATTGAATGATCCACGTTTAGGATCCATTGATAGAAATTTTAGATGCCAGACATGTGGTGAGGATATGGCAGAATGTCCTGGTCATTTTGGTCACATTGAATTGGCCAAACCAGTGTTTCATATTGGGTTTATTgctaaaatcaaaaaggCCTGTGAGTCGGTGTGTATGCATTGTgggaaattattattagatgaaACTAATCCAGCTATGGCCCAGGCCATAAAAATCAGAGACCCCAAAAAGAGATTCAATGCAGTGTGGTCATTGTGTAAATCCAAAATGGTGTGTGAGACCGACAACAACGAGGATGAAATGACAGACCAACCTTCTCGTGGAGGGTGTGGGCACCCACAACCAACAATTCGTAGAGATGGGTTGAAACTATGGGGGACATGGAAGCAAAATAAGAATTACGACGATAATGAACAACCAGAACGTCGTTTGTTGACCCCGCTGgaaattttgaatgttTTCAAACACATTAGTCCTGAAGATTGTCACAAGATGGGGTTCAATGAGGATTATGCTAGACCAGAGTGGATGTTAATCACAGTTTTACCTGTGCCACCTCCACCTGTGAGACCATCAATCGCATTCAATGAAACAGCTAGAGGAGAAGATGACTTGACGTTCAAGTTGGCCGATATCATTAAAGCTAATATAAATGTCCAAAGATTGGAAACAGATGGTTCACCACAACATGTGATAAGCGAGTTTGAGGCTTTGTTGCAATTCCACGTGGCTACTTATATGGATAACGATATTGCGGGACAGCCACAAGCACTTCAAAAAACTGGTCGTCCAATCAAATCTATTAGAGCAAGATTGAAAGGTAAAGAAGGTCGATTAAGAGGGAACTTGATGGGGAAGCGTGTTGATTTTTCCGCTCGTACTGTCATTTCCGGTGACCCtaatttggatttggaCCAAGTGGGTGTGCCTATTTCCATCGCAAAAACGTTGACCTATCCTGAAATTGTTACCCCTTATAATATCCACAAATTGACTGAATTGGTTAGAAACGGTCCCAATGAGCATCCTGGTGCCAAGTATGTGATAAGAGATACTGGAGATCGTATTGATTTGAGATATAATAAGAGAGCAGGTGATATTGCGTTGCAATATGGATGGAAGGTCGAACGTCATTTGATGGATGATGATCCAGTGTTGTTCAATCGTCAACCTTCGTTGCACAAGATGTCAATGATGGCACATAGAGTCAGAGTCATGCCTTACTCCACGTTCAGATTGAATTTATCGGTGACATCGCCATATAATGCAGATTTCGATGGGGATGAGATGAACTTGCATGTTCCACAATCACCAGAAACCAGAGCAGAATTGTCACAAATTTGTGCCGTGCCTTTGCAAATTGTTTCTCCACAGTCGAATAAACCAGTGATGGGTATTGTCCAAGACACATTGTGTGGTATTCGTAAAATGACGTTACGtgatatttttattgaatatgATCAGGTCATGAACATGTGTTACTGGATTCCAAACTGGGATGGTGTGATTCCGCCACCAGCCGTTGTGAAGCCCAAACCATTATGGACTGGGAAGCAGTTATTGTCGTTGGCAATTCCAAAGGGTATCCACTTGCAGAGATTTGATGGTGGGAGAGACTTGTTGAGTCCCAAAGATACTGGTATGTTGATTGTTGATGGTGAAATCATGTTTGGGGTTGTCGACAAGAAAACCGTTGGTGCCACTGGAGGAGGCTTGATTCACACAGTCATGAGAGAAAAGGGTCCCAAGGTGTGTGCTGAGTTGTTCAGTTCGATCCAAAAAGTGGTAAACTACTGGTTGTTGCACAATGGGTTTTCAATTGGTATTGGTGATACTATTGCTGATGCACAAACAATGAGAGATGTTACAAAGACTATCCAAGAAGCCAAGCAAAAGGTGCAAGAGATCATTATTGATGCCCAGCACAACAAGCTTGAACCTGAGCCAGGTATGACTTTGCGTGAGTCGTTTGAACATAATGTATCGCGTGTTTTGAATCAGGCGCGTGACACTGCTGGTCGATCTGCAGAAATGAGTTTGAAAGATTTAAACAATGTGAAACAAATGGTCACCTCTGGGTCTAAAGGTTcgtttattaatatttctCAAATGTCTGCATGTGTTGGTCAACAAATTGTCGAAGGTAAAAGAATTCCATTTGGGTTTGGCGACCGTTCGTTGCCACATTTTACAAAGGATGACTATTCTCCGGAATCCAAAggttttgttgaaaattctTACTTAAGAGGGTTGACGCCACAAGAATTCTTTTTCCACGCAATGGCCGGTAGAGAGGGTCTTATTGATACTGCTGTGAAAACAGCAGAAACAGGTTATATTCAACGTCGTTTAGTCAAGGCATTGGAAGACATTATGGTTCATTACGATGGTACCACGAGAAACTCGTTGGGTGAtatcattcaattcatctATGGTGAAGATGGTATAGACGGTACACAAGTTGAAAAACAATCGGTCGACACAATTCCAGGTTCAGACGAAAGTTTTGAACGCCGTTACAGAATCGACATTTTGGATACCAAGAACATGATTTCCGAATCATTGATTGAATCTGGTAAAGAGATTAGAGGTGATGTGCAGTTGCAGAAGATATTGGATGAAGAGTATAACCAATTGTTGAAGGATCGTAAATACTTGAGAGAAGTATGCTTCCCTAATGGTGATTTCAGCTGGCCATTACCAGTGAATTTGCGTCGTATCATCCAGAATGCCCAACAGATTTTCCACAATGGTCGTTACAGGGCATCTGATTTACGTTTGGAGGAGATTATTTTTGGGGTGAGGGAATTGTGCaagaaattgttggttGTCCGTGGCGACACTCCATTAGTCAAGGAAGCACAAGAAAATGCAACGTTGTTGTTCCAATGTTTGTTGAGGTCCAGATTGGCAGCTAGACGTGTTATCGAAGAATTCAAGCTTAACCGAGTATCGTTTGAATGGGTCTTGGGTGAAATTGAAACCCAATTCCAAAAATCTATTGTTCATCCTGGTGAAATGGTGGGTGTTGTGGCTGCTCAATCCATTGGTGAGCCTGCAACTCAAATGACCTTGAACACTTTCCATTATGCTGGTGTCTCCTCAAAGAATGTTACCTTGGGTGTTCCACGTCTTAAGGAAATTCTTAATGTTGCCAAGAACATTAAGACACCGGCAATGACGGTGTACTTGGATCCGGAAGTTGCTTCTGATATTGAGAAGGCCAAGATTGTACAATCTGCTATTGAGCACACTACATTAAAGAATGTCACCTCATCAGCAGAAATTTACTATGATCCTGATCCTAGAACGACGGTTATTGAGGATGATTATGACACAGTTGAGGCTTATTTTGCCATTCCAGATCAAAAAGTTGAAGAAACTATTGACAAGCAGTCGCCATGGTTATTGCGCTTGGAGTTGGATCGTGCAAAAATGTTGGATAAACAGTTAACGATGGCTCAAGTGGCTGAAAAGATTTCCCAGAATTTCGGTGAGGATTTGTTTGTTATTTGGTCTGATGATACAGctgataaattgattattcgTTGTAGAGTTGTCAGAGATCCAAAATCATTGGATGAAGATGCAGATGCAGAAGAAGATCAAATTTTGAAGCGTATCGAAGCCCATATGTTGGAGTCTATTTCTTTGCGTGGTATCCCAGGTATTACCAGGGTGTTTATGATGCAACACAAAGTCAGTCACCCAGACGAGACTGGTGAATTCAAGCAGGGCAAAGAATGGGTTTTGGAAACAGATGGTGTCAATTTGGCAGATGTGATGGCTGTACCTGGTGTGGATTCAGCTCGTACCTACTCCAACGACTTTATTGAGGTGTTGTCTGTCTTGGGTATTGAGGCTACGAGATCGTCCTTGTATAAGGAAATTTTGAATGTCATTGCATTTGATGGTTCGTATGTCAACTACCGTCATATGGCATTGTTGGTTGATGTGATGACTTCACGTGGTCATTTGATGGCCATCACTCGTCATGGTATTAATAGATCCGATACAGGTGCATTGATGCGTTGTTCTTTCGAAGAGACCGTTGAGATTTTGTTGGATGCGGCTGCAGCTGCAGAATTGGATGATTGTAAGGGTATATCGGAAAATGTAATGTTGGGACAAATGGCACCTTTAGGTACTGGGTCCTTTGACTTGATGATTGATGAGAGAATGTTACAACAAGCTCCATCAAGTATTGCTATGGAAACTATTGCCGACGATGGCGGTGCTACACCTTATAAGGAATACGAGAGTGCTAGagatgaaaatattgaGATTGATGCAGGAGCCGGATTCTCACCAATTCATACCGCGCAAGTAAATGAAGGAATTGTTGGAGGGTTGACTTCATATGGTGGGCAACCTACCTCGCCAGCAGCTACGTCACCATTTAGTTTTGGATACAACACGGCTACTTCTCCGGGCTACGCGTCACCAGGGTATGGTTATTCACCAACCAGTCCAAGCTACTCGCCTACATCTCCTTCTTACTCGCCTACATCTCCTTCCTACTCGCCTACATCTCCTTCCTACTCGCCTACATCTCCCTCCTACTCGCCTACTAGTCCAAGCTACTCGCCTACTAGTCCAAGTTACTCTCCTACTAGTCCAAGCTACTCACCTACTAGTCCTTCCTATTCACCTACTAGTCCTTCCTATTCACCAACGAGTCCTTCGTATTCCCCAACGAGTCCAGGTTACTCTCCCACGAGTCCTTCCTACTCCCCAACAAGTCCATCTTATTCTCCTACCAGTCCATCCTACTCGCCCACATCCCCAAGCTATTCTCCAACTTCACCGCAATATTCACCAACCAGTCCAAGCTACTCCCCAACATCCCCACAATACTCACCAACCAGTCCTTCCTACTCACCTACATCACCACAGTACTCGCCAACCAGTCCTTCTTACTCACCAACATCTCCTCAATACTCACCAACATCACCACAGTATTCTCCTACTTCACCTCGATATTCACCAGGCTCTCCGGGATATGAGCCAAAGTCTCCTAAGAAGGATGGAAAATAG
- a CDS encoding RNA-processing protein, putative (Similar to S. cerevisiae POP3), with the protein MCRGKKKKKKKRTTITSLVMRSPPMNKSNKVKKPSVAKVSTKAAPSSLKAQEAKRKQVFRPILDNPFTQSNQWPFIEPNVGNDIVDLLEVLLKTKQGFKYHGFNPTVSSLEKQAAANRGIHKNACVQIKYVFVCKYDISPAMLTNMFPTLCFTASKNAQDRVKLIQLPRGSLERLSKALGVDRVGIFGLTEDTEGARPLFDLIDKNVKDIEVPWLECIFSGEMVFNKPNIKHVATTIGNKQGK; encoded by the coding sequence ATGTGTAgaggcaaaaaaaaaaaaaaaaaaaagagaactACTATTACTAGTCTTGTGATGAGATCTCCACCAAtgaacaaatcaaataaagtAAAAAAACCTTCAGTAGCTAAAGTTTCAACTAAAGCTGCCCCATCATCACTCAAAGCTCAGGAAGCTAAGAGGAAACAAGTTTTCCGTCCAATCCTCGATAACCCATTTACGCAATCAAACCAATGGCCATTTATAGAACCTAATGTTGgaaatgatattgttgatctACTAGAAGTTTTGCTAAAAACAAAGCAAGGCTTTAAATACCATGGGTTTAATCCAACTGTATCTTCTCTTGAAAAGCAGGCTGCTGCTAATCGTGGTATACATAAGAATGCTTGTGTGCAAATAAAGTATGTGTTTGTGTGCAAGTACGATATATCTCCGGCAATGCTAACGAATATGTTTCCTACATTATGTTTTACAGCTTCTAAAAATGCCCAAGATCGAGTTAAACTAATCCAGTTACCAAGAGGAAGTCTCGAGCGATTATCTAAAGCACTTGGAGTGGATAGAGTTGGGATATTTGGTCTAACGGAAGATACTGAAGGGGCACGGCCGTTATTTGATCTTATAGACAAAAATGTCAAAGATATTGAAGTTCCTTGGCTAGAGTGCATTTTCAGTGGAGAGATGGTGTTTAATAAGCCAAACATAAAGCATGTGGCAACGACGATTGGTAACAAGCAAGGTAAGTAG
- a CDS encoding replication factor C subunit, putative (Similar to S. cerevisiae RFC4) encodes MSKPVTLELPWVEKYRPKKLEDIVGNEETVERLKLIVQDGNMPNMILSGLPGIGKTTSIHCLAYELLGEEYYHQATMELNASDDRGIDVVRNKIKQFAQTKISLPPGRQKIIILDEADSMTPGAQQALRRTMEIYSNTTRFAFACNQSSKIIEPLQSRCAILRYNRLSDEEVLARLLEIIKMEDVQYNTEGLQALVFTAEGDMRQAINNLQSTVAGFEFVNDVNVFKIVDQPHPLVIQSILLSCLRDKDIDKALELLDGLWYKGYSAIDIVTSTFKVAKTIPNINEQKRLDLIKEIGFAHMRVLEGVATYLQLCGLYAKICDL; translated from the coding sequence ATGTCTAAACCAGTTACATTAGAACTACCATGGGTAGAAAAGTATAGACCAAAGAAACTCGAAGATATTGTTGGAAACGAAGAGACGGTTGAAAGATTGAAGTTGATTGTCCAAGATGGGAATATGCCAAATATGATTTTATCTGGTCTACCAGGGATTGGTAAAACAACCTCGATTCATTGTCTTGCATATGAGTTATTGGGCGAAGAATATTACCATCAAGCCACTATGGAACTAAATGCATCTGACGATCGAGGAATCGATGTTGTAcgtaataaaatcaaacaatttgCTCAGACAAAAATTCTGTTACCACCTGGTCGACAAAAGATCATTATTCTAGATGAAGCCGACTCAATGACTCCAGGTGCCCAGCAAGCTTTGAGGAGAACTATGGAGATCTACTCGAACACAACAAGATTTGCGTTTGCCTGTAACCAGTCACTGAAAATCATTGAGCCTTTACAATCACGATGTGCGATTTTGAGATATAACAGATTATCGGACGAAGAGGTTTTGGCGAGATTGTtggaaattatcaaaatggAAGATGTACAGTATAATACTGAAGGTTTGCAGGCCTTGGTATTCACTGCTGAAGGGGATATGAGACAGgctattaataatttgcaGAGTACAGTTGCTGGGTTTGAGTTTGTTAATGATGTcaatgttttcaaaattgttgatcaaCCACATCCACTTGTTATACAACTGATCTTGCTCAGCTGTCTCAGGGATAAAGATATTGACAAGGCTCTTGAGTTGCTTGATGGCCTTTGGTACAAAGGATATTCTGCTATTGATATCGTGACACTGACATTTAAGGTGGCCAAAACCATACCCAATATCAACGAACAAAAGAGATTGGATCTCATTAAAGAAATAGGGTTTGCCCATATGAGAGTCTTGGAGGGTGTTGCTACATATTTACAATTATGTGGGTTGTACGCTAAGATATGTGACCTTTAA
- a CDS encoding vacuolar protein sorting-associated protein, putative (Similar to S. cerevisiae VPS52) produces the protein MPALQSLQQILPLKDDQPLDEPNSVSISTEFSLEHYRANLQQSGNENLTNCVSQFELFNRKIQEHKKNLVLVGEIIEEFSTELHNLSSSLISLEQQSNSLSKDSKFQKNIIERLNPVILDLMIPPEIVRSVLEEEITPEWLENLKFVTEKRQLLQTLPETKSKDQLTEGIELLEGKAIERIRDFIILQIRMLRSSSKSSSQLIQQNLLEVKEAFQFLSSHHQKLAEQLRSAYVYTMRWYYQSKFSKYLYALEKLQIRRVDSAVLGDTKAGEYFTLFEKRFEILQSDQSAMPSQIAETSPFHYWIEFVFNQFSMAVVDNVIVEYLFTIEFFYHGDEKDNSWAEVMFKNVFQIGREFLDYISNTLDAYGILLIIRLVQKSQAKLHEVHIPVLDDYLNSLLLILWPHFTKIVDANCESMKRTMLKGKKATGLAPISITQQFAQFFSALLELSVNEAEPLISSIIRLRNEYESYLMRSTSLSGTEKEIFLYNNYFLVLSVLKNQNTNTFLEEQVLHFQTLADAYTKH, from the coding sequence ATGCCGGCATTACAATCATTGCAACAGATTCTTCCCCTAAAAGATGATCAGCCATTAGACGAGCCGAACTCGGTATCCATTTCAACTGAGTTCTCGCTAGAACATTATCGAGCAAACCTTCAACAATCAGGTAATGAGAATCTAACCAATTGTGTATCgcaatttgaattatttaatcGAAAAATACAGGAACATAAGAAAAATTTGGTGCTAGTAGGGGAAATAATTGAAGAGTTTTCGACTGAATTGCACAACCTTTCATCCAGCTTGATTTCGTTAGAACAACAATCCAACAGTTTATCCAAGGACTCTAAGTTtcaaaagaatataattgaaagaCTCAACCCGGTAATTTTAGATTTGATGATACCACCTGAAATTGTTCGATCTGTCTTGGAGGAGGAGATTACTCCAGAATGGTTggaaaacttgaaatttgtCACTGAAAAAAGACAACTTCTCCAGACTTTGCCGGAAACCAAATCCAAAGACCAGTTGACAGAAGGAATAGAGCTTCTTGAAGGTAAAGCAATCGAAAGAATAAGAGACTTTATAATATTGCAAATACGAATGTTGCGGTCTTCGTCAAAGTCGTCCTCGCAGCTTATCCAACAGAATTTATTGGAAGTAAAAGAAGCATTCCAGTTTTTGCTGTCCCACCACCAGAAATTGGCAGAACAATTGAGGTCTGCTTATGTCTATACAATGCGATGGTATTACCAAAGCAAGTTTTCCAAATATCTTTATGCTTTGGAAAAGTTGCAGATACGTCGTGTCGATAGTGCTGTTCTTGGGGACACCAAAGCTGGTGAATACTTTACATTGTTTGAAAAgagatttgaaattttacaGTCGGACCAGTCAGCAATGCCGTCTCAAATTGCTGAAACCTCACCCTTCCATTATTGGATCGAATTCGTATTTAATCAGTTTTCAATGGCAGTGGTCGATAATGTGATAGTCGAGTACTTGTTTACCATAGAATTTTTTTACCACGGCGACGAGAAGGATAACTCCTGGGCCGAGGTAATGTTTAAGAATGTTTTCCAAATTGGTCGTGAATTTCTCGACTATATCAGCAATACTCTAGATGCGTATGgtatattattgataataaggTTGGTTCAAAAATCACAGGCTAAATTGCATGAGGTGCATATTCCAGTGCTCGACGATTATCTCAactctttgttgttgatactTTGGCCACATTTCACAAAAATCGTCGATGCCAATTGTGAGTCCATGAAACGGACTATGCTAAAGGGGAAAAAGGCAACTGGACTAGCACCAATTAGTATCACCCAACAGTTTGCCCAGTTCTTTTCTGCATTGTTGGAATTATCTGTTAACGAAGCAGAGCCGCTCATTTCATCCATCATTCGGTTGAGAAACGAATATGAGAGTTATTTGATGAGGTCCACTTCACTTAGTGGCACTGAAAAAGAGATTTTCTTGTACAATAACtattttttggtattgaGTGTTCTTAAGAACCAAAACACCAATACGTTTCTTGAAGAGCAGGTTTTACATTTCCAAACTTTAGCAGATGCATATACTAAACATTAA